In Vigna radiata var. radiata cultivar VC1973A chromosome 3, Vradiata_ver6, whole genome shotgun sequence, the following proteins share a genomic window:
- the LOC106756962 gene encoding uncharacterized protein LOC106756962, whose amino-acid sequence MENQGEVQEGMKVDIQQLKGQMSQILEALSALQSPRDSRAPRSQIRVSGAPTLPPHGLPPNYTPLSREDLGNVDNQKVEDNAVEVEDKLGADTAIINGETTQSGMANVIMTKPPEMESSXYGVTPTDFEKLEMLEKKLRAIEGKXVFEFGDARKLCLVLDVVIPPKFKLPEFEKYRGNTCPRSHITMYCRKMAAYTHDEKLLIHFFQESLTGVALSWYMRLEPTHICSWKDLVDAFIRQYEYNKDLRPDRLQLQNMVKNESESFREYAQRWREIVAQVEPPLNDNEMTTIFLNTLQSPFYEHMISSVSSSFADIVVVGERVEGGIRNGKIALVPXMVASLNEYGPRHEKGREPKTNSHFTTYSQTSHSYGSNRATEQRKYNRKEKVVNFTPIPMTYTELLPDLLHNNLIKVCPTRSVRPPYPKKYDINARCDYHEGTRGHSTEACKALRHKVQSLIDSGCLKFEEIQSNTVARREFASANAMDK is encoded by the coding sequence atggagaaccaaggagaagttcaagaggGGATGAAAGTTGATATTCAACAACTGAAGGGACAAATGAGCCAAATTCTAGAGGCCCTGAGTGCCTTACAAAGCCCAAGAGATTCGCGCGCACCACGATCGCAAATAAGAGTGTCAGGGGCACCAACTCTCCCTCCTCATGGACTTCCTCCAAATTACACTCCACTCTCGAGAGAGGACTTGGGGAACGTTGACAACCAAAAGGTCGAAGACAACGCAGTTGAAGTGGAAGACAAGCTTGGAGCAGACACTGCCATAATTAATGGGGAGACAACCCAGTCAGGTATGGCAAACGTGATAATGACAAAACCACCCGAGATGGAGTCTTCACNTTATGGTGTTACACCAACGGATTTTGAAAAACTGGAAATGCTTGAGAAAAAGTTGAGAGCCATAGAGGGCAAGGANGTGTTTGAATTTGGAGATGCTAGAAAACTATGCTTAGTTCTAGATGTGGTGATACCTCCAAAGTTCAAGTTGCCAGAGTTTGAGAAATATCGAGGAAACACTTGCCCAAGGAGCCACATAACCATGTACTGCAGAAAAATGGCAGCCTATACTCATGATGAAAAACTTTTGATTCACTTCTTCCAGGAAAGCTTAACTGGTGTGGCTCTAAGTTGGTACATGCGCTTAGAACCAACCCACATCTGCTCATGGAAAGATTTGGTTGATGCATTCATAAGGCAGTACGAATATAATAAGGACCTAAGACCTGACAGATTACAATTGCAGAACATGGTGAAGAACGAGTCTGAATCTTTCAGAGAATATGCCCAAAGGTGGAGAGAAATTGTTGCTCAAGTAGAACCTCCTCTGAATGACAACGAGATGACTACCATATTTCTGAATACTCTACAATCACCATTTTATGAGCACATGATAAGCAGTGTATCCTCAAGTTTTGCTGATATAGTGGTAGTTGGAGAAAGAGTCGAGGGTGGCATAAGAAACGGAAAAATTGCACTAGTCCCAAANATGGTAGCGAGTTTGAATGAGTATGGTCCTAGGCACGAGAAAGGTAGAGAACCAAAGACTAATTCGCATTTTACTACCTATTCCCAGACGTCACATTCTTATGGGTCCAATCGAGCCACGGAGCAGAGAAAGTACAATCGTAAGGAAAAGGTCGTTAATTTCACTCCTATCCCCATGACCTATACAGAGCTGCTGCCAGATCTGCTGCACAACAACCTCATAAAGGTTTGTCCTACCAGGTCGGTACGACCTCCTTACCCAAAGAAGTATGACATAAATGCCAGGTGTGATTATCATGAAGGAACGCGTGGACATTCAACAGAGGCATGCAAGGCTTTGAGGCATAAGGTGCAATCTTTGATCGATTCAGGAtgtttaaagtttgaagaaattCAATCCAATACTGTGGCAAGGCGAGAGTTCGCCTCTGCAAATGCCATGGACAAATGA